The Solea senegalensis isolate Sse05_10M linkage group LG12, IFAPA_SoseM_1, whole genome shotgun sequence DNA segment CTGCAGAAACGAAAAAGCGACATTATAGACCGCACAATACTCGCTACAAAGGCGCCTTTAAGTCCGTGAGCCGTCGTCGTTTTTTCAGGATAACAGACAGGAACTATCAGTAAAATGGAGGTTCGGCCTCTCTCTCTGGACATGGCATTGTGACCATTGGCGTTAATGCTACCTTAGCTAGTTACCTCATTGGGCTAGGTTGGCAGTAGTTGACTGAAACGATTGCTAGCGAGCAAGCATTGGGTTATCACTAATATTAAGCAGCTGTGCTTGTTAACTGGATGGTGAAGTTATGTTTTGAGGATAACTTACCAACAGCGTCTTCTCTCTCACGTTAGCATTGTGGTGGACGTTGATTTTGCACCTAAAGGAAGCAGATGGCTAGAGTGGCTAACGTTAGCCAAGTTAGCTAAAGGCTACAATGCAGGAGTAGTGTAGTAGAGTTTCAGTCGCCGACCACTGCTGCCTTGCTCCAGCAGACTAACGGCTCGGCATTATACAGCTACCGGGCACTGTGCGGTATGTAGCTATGGCATGCTAACCATCCATCTGAAATGTTGGTGATTAATCATAAGATGACGAATGTTGCCACTTGTGTCTGACCACACAGTCGTTATATTGTAGTGTTAGCATGGTTGTGATGAACAGCCTGTGTTGGGCCTTGCAGCTGACTGTGGCTTATCTACATCACGTCTGTTAGTGTGCCTCACGTCTGCTCAGTTGCCTGGTTCATGGCGTTTCTTTAAAACGTATAAAGTTAGCGAAGTTTGTAGCGCAAATATGTGACAGAGTTAAGATAGTTGACCATCTTTAGGTTTATGATTTAGTGACGGGCAGCAGTCAAAATGAACAACTCGGGAGTCATGCCCCAAGAAAAGATGGAGCTGGATCTGGAAATCCCATCCTCGTTAGTTCAGACCGATGGGCACTTGAGAAGATCCAACAGTGCACCCATGATAAATGGCTTAAGGTCCTACATAGTTGCAACGTTTTAccaatttaaaatttaattttaatcacaCTGAAGTTAATGCCTTTCTCTGTCCTCGTGGCTTGAAgacacatgttttaatgtaaaattatCATTGCAGCGATAACTCCCAAGTGTTTCAGAGAGAGGTCCTGCGCAGCCGGAGAAATAGCACTACCGTTGTCAACAGGCCCAACATGGtataaatgtcttattaaacatgtttactACAGTAACGCGTGTTTGCCTTGTTCTGTATTGAACACACTCCACTCACGTTTTCCTTCACAGGTCCCTTCGTCGCCCATTCGCGTCCCCAGCACCAGACTccatcaaataaaacaagtaagCAAGAGCAGCAAACTTCTTCATGTGTTGGCTAATGTTTAATTTGGAGACTGAGCATGTCAGACCACCATCTCCCTCTCAAGCCATAGGGAGTGATGGTGTTTTATAAACATGCCAGAGTATCAGTTTTTGGAGTTCACAGGCCATCGATCTTACAGAGTTGGTCAACTGGTAGTATCAGACTCCAACAGAACTGGTTATCTACTGGACCAGCATCGGTTTCATCTGAAAAACCACTGGAAGAAAGTGTATCTTTAAGTTTATAACTTGGTAAACTAAGACTTTATAGCTATTAACCCAGTAATGTGCTTTTGCAGGAAGAGGGTGTGGACGTGATGAACAGGGAAACTGCTCATGAGCGgtaatttgtgtgtttgagtgaagtAGTTGGATGACGAGGTCTCTTTCAAGTGTTGCTTGGTTGTGGGTAAAATACAAAGTCATACACCTATTTCTTTGCCATCTGTTTTTGTATATGCAGGGAGGTTCAAGCTGCCATGCAGATGAGCCAGTCCTGGGAAGAAAATCTTAATCTGGTAAAAACAACTATTCTGTTACAGCTTGCTCAACCCCCATCTGTGGTGTTGATTTGTTCTGTAGCTCAGGATCCTTGAATGTCAGCATTGCTGTGTATTCCCACTGCATGTTTTGGCCCCAGGCCACTGTTTGCCTCTCTATTTCTGTAGAGCGGACAAGTGCAAACATGCTAGATTAACATTTGAAACATATGGGAGTTAACAGGGCCACCAGTCTCCAAGGTCAGGCTGATTTGGTAGTATAAAACTCCAACATTCTTACTTGCTCTTACTACCTCACTTCAGAGTGTATTTATATGGACTCACAAAGTCACAAAGTGATGTTAAATGTCTGTTGTAAATCTATGTTCATAGAGTGACAATGACGTGGAGAAATCAGTATCTTCGTCTCCAAAGCGAATTGACTTTGTACCTGTGTCGCCTGCCCCATCCCCAACCAGAGGGATTGGAAAAAAGGTACATCTGAGCTCAGTATGTTTGCATGCACACCATAACACAATTATTCTGCCAGTAACCAAGTGAAGGTAAACGTCAGGCAAATGAACGGAAGTCTGTGCAGTAGTCTAGCGGAGGCAGTTTATTAAGACTAACCAATAAACACTAGAGCTTTGTTTCTGCTGAGCTTTCAGCTTGCTgaagcgtgtgtgcgtgtgaataaatatgatttttttttttttttacaaaaaaatgaaatcattgtCCTGTTTTCCTTCTCTTGTGAGCAGCAGTGTTTCTCTCCTTCGTTACAAATCCTTGTGAGCAGCAATGGTCTAACACCCAGTCCAATACCCAGCCCAACACGACGCTTCAGGTGAGGATCAACTAACCTGAAATGAAAATCATGATCATGCAtagttattttattcttttatactATCATTGTTGGCTGCACAAGCACTAGATTTGTTGTTACTGTAATATTCCCTCTAGTAACATGAAATGTCATTGATGTGAGTCCTAGTAGaatatgaaataattatttattgccTTTTTCTTTGCATATCCAGGAAAGATGATCAAATCACAATTTGTAACTCTTGCATTTTGAAATATTCTGGTTCGACAATGTGAATTTTCTGTTCCTCAGCCGAAGGAGTCAAAGCCCAATCAACTGCATCAGAGCCAGCATGCTTGGGCCAATTAAACGCAAAGGTGAGACACCCTGAAATAACTAAATGTATAAAGGAATCGTCACAAGAACCAATGAATGGATAAATGACGTGCTTCACCCCTGTTCACATCTGTTTGGAGTGATCCAATCCTGTCCAGATTAGACTATATTCAGGTCTGAACACGTTCTCATGTCCGATCACAAACCACAGTCGCAGGTTGTTTGAGGACGTTGTCACGTCCCTGATTTGCACGAACACAaatcactctcactcacacacacagacatttgacTTCTGTGTACAGTTAGACCCTTAAAACAGTCTTGTATAGACTCAAGGTTGTTTCAGGCACTGAAGGAGTGAATGACTCTGCCTCTACTATTCGCTCACTCAATTCTCTGTAGAATTTAATCTCATGCAGAGATTGCCTAACATCTGTAATTCATACAGTAACAGATTATGattgcaacaacacaaacatggcCATATCCAACTTTTTTATATGTTGGATATGGCCATGTAAAGTTTGTTCGTCTCTTTTCATTGTGCAGgtgagatggagacagagagtcAACCCAAGAGGCTCTTCCAGGGAACCACCACCATGTTGTCCTCCGATGTCTCCAACCTGTCGGATATCAGTTCTTGGTAAGACTTCGCTGGTAATCACTCATTCAGGAGTCCACATACTTTGAGCCGCAAGAGCTAtggttaaattaaaaatatacttttcatgtgttaaaacataaataactcGGCCAAGGAGGCGACGTCTGTGGCTGCCTCTGACTGCCAGTAGCACAAGCGTAAAGTAAACTACGAGTTGGGATgacattaaattatatataaactgTTACTCTTGTGAGATCAATTGGTTAATGACAGTGTGTGAAACTAAATGGCTTTGGTAGAGGATTGTACTCTGTGATTTTACTAGTTGGAGATTGAAATTTGTGGGATAACCTGCTCTGCAGTTGTACTTTTATATTGCAGCTACATCTGAATTTTCCATTACTATTGCACATTTGCCTTTTATAATTTCCCCCCCCCTCTttactgtgctgtgtgttgttgACTTTTGTATTCTTTTTACCATGTCAGCATTCAGTTCAGACTGTTTTGGGAAGGAGTGGGACGATGACAGAATATaggacaaaaatgtaatgtgtaGTGTATTCATTCAATTAGAAGATGATGTCATGGTAAATGaaggaaatgtgatttttattttaaaatgttctctccGCCAGAGTGACAGTAATATACAGCCATAGAGCAGATGTTTGCCACAGTTAACATGACGACAGCCAGCAGACTTAACTGAACtagatttattttgttacaGTCACTCTCCAGATTTACTGGATGGCAGCCTCAGCAG contains these protein-coding regions:
- the pabir2 gene encoding protein FAM122B; this translates as MNNSGVMPQEKMELDLEIPSSLVQTDGHLRRSNSAPMINGLSDNSQVFQREVLRSRRNSTTVVNRPNMVPSSPIRVPSTRLHQIKQEEGVDVMNRETAHEREVQAAMQMSQSWEENLNLSDNDVEKSVSSSPKRIDFVPVSPAPSPTRGIGKKQCFSPSLQILVSSNGLTPSPIPSPTRRFSRRSQSPINCIRASMLGPIKRKGEMETESQPKRLFQGTTTMLSSDVSNLSDISSCHSPDLLDGSLSSVSSLTDSPGKMEGVSPSSSSNSPFTSLQDLSPK